A single region of the Pirellulales bacterium genome encodes:
- a CDS encoding sigma-70 family RNA polymerase sigma factor, with product MKPRSKPVAGRPNAFDFDDEPLARLSDEHEPLIDDEADETAEAADADEADEEELGFGDQELEGSMGGDRIDDPVRIYLMQMGEIPLLTREQEIAAAKEIDQARRRYRITLLASDFLLQGAVALLKKVRDGELRLDRTVDVSVTDAQEKKRIMARLHPNLKTLDHLLKQNELDFRTVMSRGAKMPDRRAAWRRLVLRRHKAVRLVEELDLRTQRLQPLMEKLAEISRRMDDLLDQINVLRVKHAGPEQVASLRKELRYLLRITLESPSTLRARTANTAACLTRYDAAKRVLSAGNLRLVVSIAKRYRNRGLSFLDLIQEGNTGLMRAVDKFEHGRGFKFSTYATWWIRQAITRAIADQSRTIRLPVHMIETMGRVREVTRRWLQEYGREPTVDETAAETGLTLEEARCVLKMTRHPLSLDQPVGDHDDSFFGEFVEDHRHEDPLHDMTQNMLKERLADALGELNYREREILRLRYGLADGYSYTLEEVGKIFSVTRERVRQIEAKAVRKLQHPVRCRRLVGFLDQVGSA from the coding sequence ATGAAACCGCGGTCGAAACCCGTCGCCGGACGCCCGAACGCCTTTGATTTCGACGACGAACCGCTGGCCCGCTTGAGCGACGAGCACGAACCGCTCATCGACGACGAAGCCGACGAGACAGCCGAAGCCGCGGATGCCGACGAGGCCGACGAAGAAGAACTCGGCTTCGGCGACCAGGAACTGGAAGGCAGCATGGGCGGAGACCGCATCGACGATCCGGTGCGGATCTACCTGATGCAGATGGGCGAGATTCCGCTGTTGACGCGCGAGCAAGAGATTGCCGCCGCCAAGGAAATCGACCAGGCGCGACGCCGTTATCGCATCACGCTGTTGGCCAGCGACTTTTTGTTGCAAGGCGCGGTGGCCCTGCTGAAAAAGGTCCGCGACGGCGAGCTGCGGCTCGATCGCACGGTCGATGTCTCCGTGACCGACGCCCAAGAGAAGAAGCGGATCATGGCCCGGCTTCATCCGAATTTGAAAACGCTCGACCACCTGCTCAAGCAGAACGAGCTTGACTTCCGCACCGTGATGAGCCGCGGCGCCAAGATGCCCGACCGCCGCGCGGCCTGGCGGCGGCTGGTCTTGCGACGCCACAAGGCCGTGCGGCTCGTCGAAGAGCTCGATTTGCGAACGCAACGCTTGCAGCCGTTGATGGAGAAACTGGCCGAAATCTCCCGGCGCATGGACGACCTGCTCGACCAGATCAACGTCCTGCGGGTCAAACACGCTGGGCCGGAGCAAGTGGCCTCGCTACGGAAAGAGCTGCGTTATCTGCTGCGAATTACGCTGGAAAGCCCGTCGACTTTGCGTGCCCGGACCGCCAACACGGCGGCCTGCCTGACGCGCTACGATGCGGCCAAGCGCGTGCTGTCGGCGGGCAACTTGCGTCTGGTGGTCTCCATCGCCAAGCGCTATCGCAACCGGGGCCTGAGCTTCCTCGATTTGATTCAGGAAGGGAACACCGGGCTGATGCGGGCGGTCGACAAGTTCGAGCACGGCCGCGGCTTCAAGTTCTCGACCTACGCGACTTGGTGGATTCGCCAGGCCATTACGCGGGCCATCGCCGACCAGAGCCGCACCATCCGTTTGCCGGTCCACATGATCGAAACGATGGGCCGGGTGAGGGAGGTCACGCGCCGCTGGTTGCAAGAATACGGCCGCGAACCGACGGTCGACGAAACGGCGGCCGAAACCGGGCTGACTCTGGAAGAGGCCCGCTGCGTGTTGAAGATGACGCGGCATCCGCTCTCGCTGGACCAGCCGGTGGGCGACCACGACGACAGCTTCTTCGGCGAGTTCGTGGAAGACCATCGCCACGAGGACCCGCTGCACGACATGACGCAAAACATGCTCAAAGAGCGGCTGGCCGACGCCCTGGGCGAGCTGAATTATCGCGAGCGCGAAATCCTCCGATTGCGTTACGGACTGGCCGACGGGTATTCTTACACATTGGAGGAGGTCGGAAAGATCTTCTCGGTGACGCGGGAGCGCGTGCGGCAGATCGAGGCCAAGGCCGTCCGCAAGTTGCAGCATCCCGTGCGTTGCCGCCGCCTGGTCGGCTTCCTCGATCAGGTCGGCTCGGCGTGA